The Verrucomicrobium spinosum DSM 4136 = JCM 18804 genome includes a region encoding these proteins:
- a CDS encoding alpha/beta hydrolase gives MRMRLPVLLSVLLLASQASAIDDYKIGDLALEKPGVPKGTLTQMPTWNSKVYAGTTRDWWVYAPAQYTPEKPAALMVFQDGHDYVNAKGNWRVPTVFDNLIASGAMPPTIGIFINPGHLGPEKPQSAWKSNNRGKEYNTLGNTYSKFLLDEIIPEVQKQYKLVDDPEQWAIGGASSGAICAFTVAWERPDKFRKVFSTIGSYVDLAGGHAYPYLIRVTERKPLRIFLQDGANDLDNPYGNWPLANQMMLASLTFMKYDVKFEYGDGQHNSKHGGSIFPEAMQWLWRKQ, from the coding sequence CCTTCCCGTCCTCCTCTCCGTCCTGCTCCTCGCCTCGCAGGCCTCTGCCATTGATGACTACAAGATCGGCGACCTGGCGCTGGAGAAGCCGGGCGTGCCCAAAGGCACCCTGACTCAGATGCCCACGTGGAACTCCAAGGTGTACGCTGGCACCACACGGGACTGGTGGGTCTATGCACCCGCCCAGTACACCCCGGAGAAGCCCGCCGCGCTCATGGTCTTTCAGGACGGGCACGACTATGTGAACGCCAAGGGCAACTGGCGCGTGCCCACCGTCTTCGACAACCTCATCGCCTCTGGTGCCATGCCGCCCACCATCGGGATTTTCATCAACCCTGGCCATCTGGGCCCTGAGAAGCCCCAGAGCGCGTGGAAGTCCAACAACCGTGGCAAGGAATACAACACCCTGGGCAACACGTATTCAAAGTTCCTGCTCGATGAAATCATCCCCGAAGTGCAGAAGCAGTACAAGCTGGTGGATGATCCAGAGCAGTGGGCCATCGGCGGGGCCAGTAGCGGGGCCATCTGCGCCTTCACCGTCGCGTGGGAACGGCCGGACAAGTTCCGCAAGGTCTTCTCCACCATTGGCAGCTATGTGGACCTGGCCGGTGGCCATGCCTACCCGTACCTGATCCGCGTCACCGAGCGCAAACCCCTGCGCATCTTCCTCCAGGACGGGGCCAATGATCTGGACAATCCCTATGGCAACTGGCCCCTGGCCAACCAGATGATGTTGGCCTCCCTCACCTTCATGAAGTACGACGTGAAGTTCGAGTACGGCGACGGGCAGCACAACAGCAAGCACGGCGGCTCCATCTTCCCGGAGGCCATGCAGTGGCTCTGGCGCAAGCAATAG
- a CDS encoding SMP-30/gluconolactonase/LRE family protein, whose translation MKQFLVAALLLAPFAGLAAQDTSLHDNLLPGEGWQEAVTGYAFTDGLASDTAGNLLFTDVKAGKGIYQLGQDGKVSLLIDNQPGISGLATGPEGRLYACQNKAGKVVVFEKDGTVKELVKDVKPNDLIVTARGYVYFTETPTKRIHCITPDGKAFVADEGHVLRPNGITLSADQNTLAVSEHGGSKVWAWQIQPDGTLKGGAPYMTMLVSPNNAKGEALGDGATTDEKGRYYVTTELGIQVFDAMGRLSGTIAPPYAGAKIVSVEFAGPGRDWLFVCAGDKIYKRKTNTRAAWITAPVGSKP comes from the coding sequence ATGAAACAATTTCTCGTCGCCGCCCTGCTGCTTGCCCCATTCGCTGGACTCGCCGCCCAGGACACCTCCCTTCATGACAATCTCCTGCCCGGCGAAGGCTGGCAGGAGGCCGTCACGGGCTATGCCTTCACAGATGGCCTGGCCTCCGATACCGCGGGCAATCTCCTCTTCACGGATGTGAAGGCCGGCAAGGGCATCTATCAGCTGGGCCAGGATGGCAAAGTCAGCCTCCTTATCGACAACCAGCCTGGCATCAGCGGCCTGGCCACGGGCCCGGAAGGCCGCCTCTACGCCTGCCAGAACAAGGCTGGCAAGGTCGTGGTCTTTGAGAAGGACGGCACCGTGAAGGAGCTGGTCAAGGACGTGAAGCCCAATGATCTTATCGTCACTGCCAGAGGGTACGTTTACTTCACAGAAACTCCGACGAAGCGCATTCACTGCATCACACCCGACGGCAAAGCCTTCGTGGCGGATGAAGGCCACGTGCTCCGGCCCAACGGCATCACCCTCTCCGCCGATCAGAACACGCTGGCCGTGTCTGAGCATGGTGGCAGCAAGGTCTGGGCCTGGCAGATTCAGCCTGATGGCACGCTCAAGGGCGGGGCTCCCTACATGACGATGCTCGTCTCGCCCAACAATGCCAAGGGTGAGGCCCTGGGTGACGGGGCCACCACCGACGAAAAAGGCCGCTACTATGTCACCACCGAGCTCGGCATCCAGGTCTTCGATGCCATGGGCCGTCTCTCCGGCACCATCGCTCCGCCCTACGCGGGGGCCAAGATCGTCAGCGTGGAGTTCGCCGGCCCCGGCCGGGACTGGCTCTTCGTCTGTGCCGGGGACAAAATCTACAAACGCAAGACCAACACCCGCGCCGCATGGATCACCGCCCCCGTCGGCAGCAAGCCCTAG
- a CDS encoding response regulator — MSKPYTDPDDPHSDKKKIAFVDDHTMLRDGLQKLVESQPDLCCYWTASNTQDALQQLEQGKPDMLAVDISLPGRNGLELIKDALALHPDLPILVISMHDESFYAQRVLKAGARGYVMKDAESTTLLQAIRNVLEGGRYVSPAMSAQIMEAFSGRGAARPVDGVQRLSDREFEVFQLISEGKSTQQIGDALNISVKTVEVHRAHIREKLKLEDGASVLRYAVRWAERQKLGTD, encoded by the coding sequence ATGAGCAAGCCATACACCGACCCTGACGATCCCCACTCCGACAAGAAAAAGATCGCCTTTGTGGACGATCACACCATGCTGCGAGACGGGCTGCAGAAGCTGGTGGAGAGCCAGCCAGACCTCTGCTGCTACTGGACAGCAAGCAATACGCAGGACGCACTACAGCAGCTGGAGCAGGGCAAGCCGGACATGCTGGCGGTGGACATCTCCCTGCCCGGACGCAACGGCCTGGAGCTTATCAAGGACGCCCTCGCCCTCCATCCCGACCTGCCCATCCTCGTCATCTCCATGCATGATGAGAGCTTCTACGCCCAGCGGGTGCTGAAGGCGGGAGCCCGTGGCTATGTCATGAAGGACGCAGAGAGCACCACCCTCCTCCAGGCCATCCGCAATGTCCTGGAAGGCGGCCGCTACGTCAGCCCGGCCATGAGCGCCCAGATCATGGAAGCCTTCTCCGGTCGCGGTGCCGCCCGCCCCGTGGATGGCGTACAGCGCCTGAGCGATCGCGAGTTCGAGGTCTTCCAGCTCATCAGTGAGGGCAAAAGCACCCAGCAGATTGGCGATGCCCTGAACATCAGCGTCAAGACAGTGGAAGTGCACCGCGCCCACATCCGCGAAAAGCTCAAGCTGGAAGACGGTGCCTCCGTCCTCCGCTATGCCGTGCGCTGGGCTGAGCGTCAAAAACTCGGCACTGATTAG
- a CDS encoding PAS domain-containing sensor histidine kinase, with protein MTSFWQRFPPPLRISIPLLMLVFSLGFVTLNTWLLLRSDLRLAEDRVIDQAERTAARLAEMVSSRQGTSEADLKRELAFLGRDPRVHWAVICNQDQTIVFTTQTQEGWLGQPAASSLPPQAMALALRAARDRAPAFSTDHKQAAYAVRPLPSESDDPLQWLVIVEHDLTKAVAIAYRSARSQGLVSAGVHAAACLLLWLGLHQFFTRRTRQLLENARITEAGTALPEPLSGGDEFAELSRALRENQDRFHQLADNVGDLFFIFTRDRKVIYVNPAYETMWGRSIHRLMEDPESWRDYVLEEYVEMLDHSMDPLMHGATMTQCEYRIRHPDGSIRWIEGRLFPVKNAAGEVHRVAALCRDVTDRKASEQQMLNVSERERRNIGHDLHDDLCQRLAAIKLKCELFTDRLRRQLPPNLAQASEISSQIAEATSVCRNIARGLAPVDLEGDGLMGALAKLTKNVESMYEIPCFFYCPHSVMVDNPNAAVNLYRISQELVNNAARHGNATRIDIRLEMNTESVKIEVLNDGVEFRDTPENRTGMGLKIIHYRVNAIGANVRISPRKDGIRGTAAVVIASHSTCNPN; from the coding sequence ATGACGTCATTCTGGCAGCGATTTCCGCCGCCGCTCCGCATCAGCATCCCACTGCTGATGCTGGTCTTCAGTCTCGGGTTTGTTACGCTCAACACGTGGTTGCTTCTCCGGAGTGATCTGCGCCTTGCGGAGGACCGGGTCATCGATCAAGCGGAGCGGACCGCAGCGCGTCTGGCGGAGATGGTCTCCTCCCGGCAGGGCACCAGTGAGGCCGACCTCAAGCGGGAGCTGGCCTTCCTGGGGCGGGATCCCCGCGTGCACTGGGCCGTCATCTGCAATCAAGACCAAACCATCGTCTTCACCACCCAGACCCAGGAAGGCTGGCTGGGTCAACCCGCCGCCTCTAGCCTGCCTCCACAGGCGATGGCGTTGGCCCTCCGCGCGGCCCGGGACCGCGCCCCCGCCTTCAGCACCGATCACAAACAGGCCGCCTACGCCGTGCGCCCGCTGCCCAGTGAGTCGGATGACCCCCTCCAGTGGCTCGTGATCGTGGAGCATGATCTCACCAAAGCAGTGGCCATTGCCTACCGCAGCGCCCGCAGCCAGGGCCTTGTCTCCGCCGGTGTGCATGCCGCGGCCTGCCTGCTCCTGTGGCTGGGGCTGCACCAGTTCTTCACCCGGCGCACCCGCCAGTTGCTCGAAAATGCGCGCATCACTGAGGCCGGCACCGCCCTGCCCGAGCCCCTCTCAGGCGGCGATGAGTTCGCCGAGCTGAGCCGCGCCTTGCGCGAGAACCAGGACCGCTTTCACCAGCTTGCCGACAACGTCGGGGACCTTTTCTTCATCTTCACCCGGGACCGGAAAGTCATCTACGTGAACCCCGCCTATGAGACCATGTGGGGCCGCAGCATCCACCGGCTCATGGAGGACCCGGAAAGCTGGAGGGACTACGTGCTTGAGGAGTATGTAGAGATGCTGGACCACTCCATGGACCCGCTCATGCATGGGGCCACCATGACCCAGTGCGAGTACCGCATCCGCCATCCCGACGGCTCCATCCGCTGGATTGAGGGCCGCCTCTTCCCCGTCAAGAACGCCGCGGGCGAGGTGCACCGCGTGGCTGCGCTGTGCCGGGATGTCACCGACCGCAAGGCCTCAGAGCAACAAATGCTCAATGTGAGCGAGCGCGAGCGGCGCAACATCGGCCACGATCTGCATGATGATCTCTGCCAGCGGCTGGCCGCCATCAAGCTCAAGTGTGAGCTCTTCACCGACCGCCTCCGCCGCCAGTTGCCCCCCAATCTGGCCCAGGCGTCAGAAATCAGCAGCCAGATCGCAGAGGCCACCTCCGTGTGCCGGAATATCGCCCGCGGCCTGGCCCCGGTGGACCTGGAGGGCGACGGCCTCATGGGTGCCCTCGCCAAGCTCACGAAGAATGTCGAGTCCATGTATGAAATCCCGTGCTTCTTTTATTGTCCGCATTCTGTGATGGTGGACAACCCCAACGCTGCGGTAAACTTATACCGCATATCCCAGGAACTTGTTAACAACGCCGCCCGCCATGGCAATGCCACCCGAATCGACATCCGCCTCGAAATGAACACCGAATCCGTGAAAATCGAGGTTTTGAATGACGGAGTGGAATTTCGCGACACTCCGGAGAATAGAACGGGCATGGGTTTAAAAATTATCCATTATCGCGTCAATGCGATCGGGGCAAACGTACGCATTTCTCCGCGCAAAGACGGAATCCGGGGCACCGCCGCTGTGGTCATCGCCTCCCATTCCACCTGCAATCCCAACTAA